The sequence below is a genomic window from Thioalkalivibrio sp. ALJ12.
CCATCAGCTTCTCGGTCGCCAACAACGCGAGCAACGGCATCGAACCGACCTTTCTCCATCACACCACGCGCAACATCCGCCGCCCCGGGCGGCGTACCCGCGAGGCCGTGGACTGCTACTCGTTTGAGTTGCTGGCCTACCGCGCCCGGGTCGATGCCGAGGCGGGGCCGGGGGATCTTCCCGCCAACGCGATCACCGCGGACCGGGTCAGCGTGGATGCCCACATCCGCATGCAGGCCGCCGCGCAACCGTGGGTGGACTCGGCCATCTCCAAGACGCTCAACGTCCCGAGCGATATCCCGTTCGAGGACTTCCAGCAGGTCTACCTGCAGGCCTGGCGCGCCGGGCTCAAGGGCTGCACCACCTACCGGCCCAACCCGCAGGCGCAGATGGGCGTGCTGGTGGACCCCGAACGCCTGCGTAGCACCTGGTATACCTTCGCCCTGGCGGATGGCCGGGAGCTGACCCTGCGCGGTGACGAAGAGGTCGAGTACGAAGGCCAGATCCACACCGCCGCCAATCTCTTCGCCGCGCTGGACGAGGGCTACTACGACGACGTCTGACGCCGCCGGGGAGGACACGATGCACCGGATCGACCAGCCCATCATCGCCTTTCGCCGCTCGGACACCCCGCAGGGCGAGGGCGCGTCTAGCGGTGACGACCACCCGCTGGGCAAGCGCATCCCGTCGCGCCCCGAGGGCGAACTCGAGTCGGTCACCGAGAAGGTGCGCTACTGGACCCAGGACGGGCCGCAGACGGTCTATCTGGTGGTCAGCTTCGTCGCCGTCTCCGGCACGGTCAGCGGCGAGCGCGTGACCATCGAGCGCCCGATCGAATTCTTCCTGCCCACCGGGCAGCACTCCGAGTCCTACCAGTGGATCTCCGCGACCATGCGCAGCCTGTCGCTGGCGGCCCGTGGCGGCTACGCCGCCCGCGCCCTGCGCGACCTGCGCAAGGTCACCTGGGATCGCGGCCCGGTTCGCTGCGGCGAGAACGAATACGGCAAACCGCTGTACCACCCCTCCGAGGTCGCCGCGATCGCCCACGCCCTGCAGCGCATCCTCCAGCGCCGCGGCTTCCTGGATCCCGACGGCCACCCCCGCCCGCTACGCGAACTGGTCGCCAACTACCGCGACCGGACCCCGAAAGCCTCCGGCATCCTGGAAGCCCCGTACGTGGTGGCCACAGCCACCCCTTGCCCGCAGTGCGATGGCCATCTCGAGATCATCGACGGCTGCCCCACCTGTCGCGACTGCGGCTACTCGAAGTGCTGAGCATGGTTCCTGGGTAAGGGTTACCCGGCGCGTTATCGGTCGTTGGGGGGGCGGCCGCCTACGGCGGACGTTAGCCCGTCGTGATGCCGCGTTTTGCGCCCACCCACGGCCGGGTGATACACAGGGTCCGGGATCCCCGATTCGGGTGCAGACGCGGCGGCAGGGGTGCAACGGTCCTGGTCGCCCAGTCTCGGTTCGTGGGGGCACATTTCAGGCAACGAGGACAGCGCATGAATGATGTGGGGCGGAAGGCGAAGTGGGGTGCGGCGGTTGCCGTGGGTGCGGCGATGCTGGGCGTCGGCGCGATCGCCGCGGCCGATTCCTCGGTGGTTGAGGTCGACAATCGCTCCAGCGAGTCGATCCAGGGCTCGGTGCTGGAACTCTCCAGCTACACCGAGCGTTCCTTTAATCTCGCCCCGGGGGCGCGAACGGATCTGAAATGGGATGGCTGGTATCACGAATACGTGTACAACCTGGATGGCGAGTCACCCAATGTGGTGCGCTTTCAGTCCCGTTTTCCCAACCGCGATTACCTGTCGAACGACATCACGATCACCTATTTCGACGGTGACGACGGGGTGGAACACGAGATCGAGTGCGGCGAGCCCTGCTACTGGCCCTGATCCGCATCGATCTCTCCATCTGTGGCGCGCCGGCGCCCTCCTGTCCGATTCAGCTGCGTGGCGTTTGCCGGCAGGCCAGGGCCGGTGTTTGTGGCCACCGGCCGTCGGGAAGCGCGTCAATCAATGCCTCTATTAGCGCCATGATCTTTTGAGTGACTGAAAACGGGACAGGGATCGAATGGGTCGTTCGGTGGGCTGTGCGGGGCTTGTTCCTGCTCAGCCCTTTGCTGTTGTTGGGCCCGGCTGTCGAGGCCGTAGCGGGCACCGATGCCTTCGAACAACAGGCGATGGAATATGCCCCGGCCCCGCTCGCGGGCAGCACCATCGAGCTTGGGCTTGCGGAGGCCGTGGCGTTGTCTCTGCGCCGGAATACGCAGCTGCAAAGCGCCTATCTCGACCGGGTCGTGGATCAGCTCAACCTGGCCGTGGCGGAGGCGCAGTTCCGGCCGCAGGGCACGATTGACCTGTCGGCGCAGCAGAGCCGATCGCCCGGCGACGATGCCGAGACGCAGCGAAGCTCGACCCTGTCACCCACCCTGGAGGCGGAACTGCCGACCGGCGGCCGGATCGGCTTTAGCTGGAACCTGGCCCAGTCGCATGGCGAAACCGGGCTGGCCGCAGCCAGCTCGCGAGTCTCCAACCTGTCGCTGGATCTCTCGCAGCCGCTGCTGCGCGGAGGCGGGCTGGCGGTTGGGCGTGCGCCACTCGAGATTGCGCGTATCCAGGAAGCGATCAGTGCGTTGAGCCTTGAAGAACAGGTTGTCACGGTGATCGAGAGCGTGATCAACGCGTACCGTTCGCTGCTGCAGGAGCAGCGGCGCCTGGAGATCGCCCGTTTGTCACTGGAGCGCACCGAGGATCAGCTGGAACGCAATCGGGCCATGGTGGAGCGCGGGCGCATGGCGCGCAATGAACTGGTACAGACCGAGGCCAGTCTGGCCAATCAGCGTTTCAATGTGAGCCAGTCCGAGGAGACTCTGGAACAGGCCGAGCTGGAGCTGCTGCGTCTGCTGAACCTCGGGCGCGACACGCGGCTGCGGCTCCTGGACACCATCGACCTCGATGAGCTGGATACCCTGCGCGTGGACGCCCCGGCGGTCGATGAAGCGCTGGATATCGCACTGCAGAATCGCCCTGACTACCTGCGCCTGCGCCTCGGGCGCGCCATCGAGGACGTCAACCGCATGCTGGCGCAGAACAATCATCTCTGGCGGCTGGACCTGGTCGCCAGTCTTGGTGCCGGTGGCGAGGGGGATTCCGCGCGCAGCGCTCTTGAGGCCACCTTTGACGAGCGTCCCGGCTACAGCGCCGGGCTGCAGATGGAGGTCCCGCTGTTCGATCCGGAGCGGCCGGTGCGCTTGCTGGAATCGGAGATCCGCCTGCAGCAGGCGCATATCCAGTTTGCCGAACGCGAGACCGAACTGCGTCTGGAGGTTGAGCGCGCGCTCAACGACCTTGATAGCCGCTGGCGCCAGATCGGCTTTGCCCGGCAATCGCTGGAGCTGGCCCGCGAGAGCCTCGAGATCGAGCGCGAAAAGCTGTCGGTGGGGCGCAGCACCTCGTTTCAGGTCAATGCCATCGAACGCAGCCTGCGGGAGGCGGAGCAGTCGTTGCTCAATGCGGTTGTGGCGTATTTGAATGCCCAGAGTGTGCTGGATCGTGTGCTGGGCACCACGCTGGACACCTGGGGCCTGGCACTCCCCGAAGCCGGAGTCATGCCATGAGTCAACAGGAACCGGTCAGTCAGCACATCCTCGATGCGATGGCCGATGGCGTCCTGGTCGTGGACGCCGCCGGGATGATTCGAACGCTCAATCCGGCTGCGGCCCGCATCCTCTCGTTGTCGCCGGAGTCCACCCTGGGGCGCAGTCTGGCCGAGGTCTTCCTCGGCGAATCCGGCTATGGCGAGTTCGTGGATGTATTGCTGGAGGCCATCTACTCCGGCGAGATGGTGCCCGATCGTGTGGTGGCGGTTGAACTGGGCGGCGAGACCCGTTCCCTCAAGCTGACCACGTCCTACCTCGACGAGGGGGCGGCCGGCGGGGAGCGGGCGGTCCTGGCCGTATTCACGGATGTCACCGATCTCGAGGCCGCCCGGCGCAGCGAACACGCACTGGCCGAGGAGCTGCGCAGCAAGCACCGCGAGTTGCAGGATGCCTATGTGCAGGTCGAGTCCAGCAACGAAGCCCTGCAGCATGTCTTTCGGCGCACTCACCGTCTGCGTCTGGCCGCCACCGTCGCCGTGATCGGCGTGTTTGCCCTGGCCGCGTACTGGGCCATGCCCAGCCTCTCACTACCGGACTTTGGCGAGACCACGGCTTCGCGCGCTGCGCCGGATGTTGTGGATCCGGGTGTGTTCGAGGTGCAGGCGCGTTCGCTCGAATCCACGACAGGCTTTTCCGGGCGCTTCCGGCCGGGCGATGTAATTACGCTGGTCGCCCCGTTCGAATCCACCGTCCTGTCGCGCCATGTGGAGTATGGCGAACGCGTATCCGAAGGCGACGTACTGCTGGAGCTGGACCCCACCGAGGTCCGCATTCGTTACCGCCGCGCTCGCAGCGATCTGGCGGATGCCGAGGCCGAGGTGGAATCGCTGGAAGACTGGGAGCAGAGCCGGGACATGGCTTCCGCCCGGCGCAGCCTGCGCCAGGCGGAGCGCTCGCTCAACAATGACCGTCGCGAGCTGGATGACGTCGAGCATCTCTTCGAGCGTGGCATCGTGCCGGAACGCGAGCTGCGCGCGGCCGAGGACCGAGTGCAGGAGGCCGAAGTGCGCGTCGAAGCGGCGCGCGAGGACATGGCCGAGACCCAGCGCCGCGGCGGTACGCGCCAGCTCGAGCGCGCGCGCGCCGAGGCCGAGAACGCGCGTGCTGAATACGAGCAGGTGCGCGCTCAGATGGAGGGCAAGCGGGTCATCGCGCCGGTGGACGGTATCGTGCTGGCCCCGATCGACGACGAACAGGACGGCGATCGCCGGGTCGAGTCCGGGTCGCGGGTGAACAGCGGCGAGGCCCTGCTGGCGGTGGGCGACCTGTCGTCGATGGAGATCGAGGGCAGTGTGGACGAGCTGGATATCCACGACGTGCGCGTTGGTCAGTCCGCTCGTGTGCGGATTGCACGCGGGGGCGGCGAGGAGTTTCCGGCCCGAGTGTCGTATGTCTCCTCGCAGGCACAGGAGTCGAGTGGGCGTGGCTTGCCGGTGTTTCGCCTGATCACCCGCATCGACGATCTGGACGCCGAGGCGCTGGAGCGGATTCGCGTCGGGATGTCGGCCTCGGTGGATGTGGTCACCCAGGAGGAACCCGATGCGGTTGTCATCCCGCACGCCTTTGTCGAGCGCGACGGCGACGAGTACTGGGTATGGCGCCAGCGCGACGATGGCGAGCCGGAACGGATCGCGGTCGAGCTGGGAAATTCGCGGTTTGACGGCGTACAGGTCAGTGCAGGGCTGGAGGCCGGGGATCGGTTGATCGCGCCGCCCGGTGGCGGGTCGTGAGCGCTCAGCCCCTGGTGCAGATGCGGGATGTACACCGTCGCTACCGCGTCGGGCCATCCGATGTTCACGTCCTGCGCGGGGTCGACCTGGACATCCAGCGTGGCGAGCTGGTGTCGCTGATGGGCGGGTCCGGTTCCGGCAAGTCCACGTTGATGCACATTGCCGGGCTGCTGGAACGCCCGTCGGCCGGTGACTACCACTTCGACGGCCACGATGTCTCCCGGATGAGCGCCGACGACCTCGCCCGCTATCGCAATCACCAGATCGGCTTCGTGTTCCAGACCTTTCACCTGTTGCCACGCCTGACTGCGGTCGACAACGTCGGCTTGCCGCTGATGTATCAGGATGTCGGCAAGCGCGAGATGCGACGTCGTGCCCGCGCCATCCTTGAGCGAGTCGGCATGGGAGATCGCGGCGATCACCGGCCGAACGAGCTCTCCGGCGGTCAGCGTCAGCGCGTGGCGATTGCACGCGCCCTGGTGGGCAGCCCCTCGGTGGTGCTGGCCGACGAACCGACCGGGGCGCTGGATTCCCGCGTGGGGCAGGAGATCATGGATCTGTTCCTCGAGCTGAATTCCGAGGGTGTCACGCTGATCATCATCACTCACGATACTGATGTCGCGCGGCAGTGCCGGCGTCAGTTGGTCATCCGCGACGGGGTGGTCGACGAGGATGGCGCATGAGGCCCCGTGTGCTGCTGGGCGAGGCCCTGCGCAACATCGCCGCGACCAAGCAGCGATCGCTGCTGGCCCTGCTGGGGATCGTGATCGGCACGGCCTCGGTGATCGCGATGCTGAATGTCGGCACGATCATGCAGAACGCGATGCTGGAGCAGTTTCGTGCCATGGGCACGAATGTGGTCAATATCCGCGAGCGCTTTCAGCGCGAAGAGGATGGCCAAGCGGTATCGCTGACTCCGGAGCTGGCGTTTGATCTGGGGCGCGAGACCGATGGCCTGCAGCGCGTGGCGCCGTTCAGTACCGGTAGCGCCCAGCTGCAAATGGGCGCGGACAATCACAACCTGCGCCTGACGGGCGCGACCGAATCGCTGCGCGACCTGCTGCGGGTGCGCCTCGCCCAGGGGCGCTGGATCTCGGATATCGATGGCGTCAGCCTGCAGGGGGTGTTCGGCGCCGAGGTGGCGCAGCGCTATGCGCGCGAGGCCGGGAGTCCGCTGGAGGTGGGCGAGCGGGTCCGTATCGGGGCGTACTATGTGACCGTCGCGGGGATCCTCGAACCCTACCCGCGGGGCGGGGGTGTCAGCCCGGTGTCACCGAACAGCACGGTGTTTCTGCCGCTGGAGGCCCTGCAGCGATTCGAGCCAGACGGGGACCTGGACGGCATCCTTGCACGGGTGCACAACGAGGTCGATCACAGTGCCCTGGGGCAGCAGATCATCGGGTGGTTTTCCGATCGTGTCCCGGGCTTGCGGGTCGAGGTCAACAGCGCCGAGCAACTGCTGGAGAACATGGAGGCGCAAAGCCGCATGTTTACCGTCATGCTCGGTGCGATCGGCAGCATCGCCCTGATCGTCGGAGGGGTGGGCATCATGAACATCATGCTGGTGTCGGTGACCGAGCGCCGTCGCGAGATCGGAATCCGTCTGGCCATCGGGGCACGCAATGCCGACATCCGCCGGCAGTTTCTGGTCGAGGCCGTGCTGCTGTGTCTGCTGGGCGGCGTGCTCGGCGCCGTGCTGGGCACCGGCGTGGCATACGGCTTCGCACACTTCACCGGCAATGCCTTTGTGGCGGCACCCGTGGCGGTCGCGCTGGGCGTCTCCGTGTCGACCCTGACCGGGGTGGCCTTCGGCTACTACCCCGCGTTGCAGGCCTCGCGGCTGGATCCGATCATCGCGTTGCGCAGCGAGTAGGCCGCGCAAACCGCCGCCATCCCCGGTAGAACCCAGCTAGTATCACCAGCACGGCCAGGCCCTGCAGGACGCGATCGCCATGGCGCTGATAGAACGGCCGGTCCGCTACGGTGTGTACATCGATGCTTCGGGTCGTGCTTTCCCAATGCGGGGTCTCGCTTCCGGGTACGACCCGGCCGGCGGCATCGAACACGGCACCACCCCCGGTGTTGTGCAGCATGATCAACGGGCTGCGGTTTTCCAGGCTGCGTGCCCGGGCGATGGCCCGATGGGTATCGGTCGCGCGTGGGGAGCCGAACCAGGCGTGATTGCTGATGTTCACGATCAGGCCGGCCTGCCCGGCCAGATTCTCCCGCACCAGATCAGCGAACAGGCTCTCGAAACAGATCGCCGGAGCGAGGGGTATGCCATCGGGGCCCGCCAGCGGCCCTGCCATCGATCCCGGGCTGAAGCGCGAGGCCTGCGGGAGCTGCGCGCGCAGCCAGGGGAGCTGCTTTTCAAAAGGCAGGTATTCCCCGAATGGCACGAGCTTGCGCTTGCGGTAGGTCCCGGACAGGCCAGAGTCGGGCTCGAACAGCAGGGCGACGTTGTGAACGACATGATCCCCGTGGCGGCGATGCTCGGTCCCGTTGACCAGTATGGGCACCCCGATCTCGTCGGTGAGATCGACGAGCGCGCGATGACCCCAGGATTCCGGCGCCGCCTGCATCGTGATCGCGGCCTCGGGCCAGATCACCAGATCCAGGTCGGGGTTGGACGCATGCAGCCGTCGAGTCATCTCGATCGCGGTCTCGATGTCGTTGTCGCGGTCGGCCGCTGGCATGTCGTCGCGCCGCGCATGGACCGGGATATTGGGCTGGACCAGCCCCAGGCGCGAGCTGTGCTCCGGCGCGGCCTGGTCCAGCGCGTCCAGGCGAAAGCTTCCGTATGCGAGCAGGGCGGCGAGCAGTAGCACCAGCAGCAGCGGTGCAGCCGGCGCGAGCGTACGACGGTGCAGCCCGGTCAGGATGCCGGCGGCGAGAAAGCCGAGCGCAGTCGCAAAAAACAGCAGTAGCGGGATGCCGCCGACATCGACCACTTGAGCGAGGCGTGGATGGGCGAGCAGGGCATAGCCGAAATGACCGGGAAGGATCTGCGGCGAGAATGACAGGATGACGGTCAGCAGACCCGCCGCAAGCAGGGTCTGAGCGGGTCGCTCCAGGCGCAGCGCCAGGAGCGAGGCCGTCGCGGCGAACGCGGCATACGGGAGCGCCTGGAACAGCGCGATCCCGAGCACGGTCAGGCCGCCCACTGCCCACGGAAGGTCCAGCCATGCCTCCATGCCCGGTACCACCCATCCCACCGATGGCAACCAGTAGCCCAGGCCGGCGAGCAGCGCGGCCGCGGCGGCCGCCCCCGGCCTAAGCCCCTGCAGCGCGAGCCCCAGCAGGCTGATGGAGAACAGAGTGAAGACCCCGGGGAGCGGCCCTTCGGCAAAACTCAGGTGAAAGAGGATCGCGGAGCCCGCCAGCAACGCACCGCGGGCGAGCGCAAACAGGGCAGTCGGCGGGGGTAGGGCCGCCGCGCGGGCGGCTTCCCCAGTCGGGGAGGTCGATCGGATCAGCGTATGCCGAGGCGGTTCGGGCAGCCGCCACCGCTATAGCGAATTTCGGTGATCTCGACCTCTCCGGAGACCACGTGAACCTCCGAGCGGTGGGAAAAATCCAGCCGCTTGGTCTCGCCGGAACGCCAGCTTTCCCGGTCACGGGCCTCCAGCGTCATGCGTTCTCGTTCCGGGTAGTCTGCGTCCATTACGGATGCGTATCCCTGCAGCTCACTGGACTCGAGCCCGCGAAAGCCGATACACCCGGTCGCGAAGCTTTGCGTAGCCAGTTGCACGCGATCGCCGCTGCGCAGGACATCGCCTTCGTTGGCCGAGCTTCCGCCCCCCGAAGCGACGGCGGGCGCGGTCGCGGTCGCGGCAATCGAGAGCAGGGCCGTGGCGACAAGAGCTTGGGTGATCTTTGGCATTCCGGATCCTGTTTCGGTGGGTTCGGTTTTGTTTTGCGCGGCCGCGGTCAGCTGACGCGCAGTCCAAGCCGGTCGGGGCAGCCGCCACCGGTATTACTGATCTCGGTGATCTCTACGGCGCCGGACAGCACACGGATCTCGGAGGTGCGAAAGTCGAAGCGCTTGGTTTCTCCTTCCCTCCAGCTCTCGCGTCCCCGTTGCTTGGTGATCGGGTCCCCTCCCCTGTAGGAGACGATCAACTGGTATCCCTGGACCTCGCTGTCGGACAGCCCGCGCAGGCCCATGCAACCCGTGGAACCGATCGCGGCCTCGACCCTTACAGAGTCCCCGGCGCGGAGCGTGTCGCCCACGCTCGCACTGGATACGCCTGAGGCCATAGCCGAGCCCGAGATGCCCGTGAGGGCGGTTACAACGCCTGCCATTAGCGCGGCGCGTCGAAGCGGCTGATCAATCATGCGGGGGTGGCCTCCGTGCGGACTGTCGAGTGGAGTGGCTCAACCTAGCACAGCAAGGTTGTAATCCCCGCGGGAATGGTTAGTTCGGCGTGAGGTGGAGCGCCCCGGGGATTGCTGTACACGGGGCGTTCGGGGGAGATGTGGGAGACCGAGTCAGCTCGTCGGCTGAGGGATCGCCAGTTCCCAGCGCTCGAGCACGACACCCATGACGCGATCCAAGTCGGTTCGGGCATTCTGGTAGTTGATGGCGGCATCCAGCAGGGATTGTTCCGCTTCGCGAAGATCGCGCTCTACGCTTTCCACCTCGAAGCCCGAGGATCGCCCCACGCCGAGTTTTTCCTGTTCGACGGCCACGGCCTGGCGCGCAAGCTCCAGCGATTGCTCCGCCAGGCGCAACTGATCCCAGCGACTCTCGAGGGCGTTCAGGTTGCGCTGCACCTCGATGCGGATGGAGGTTCGCAGCTCTTTAGTGCTCAGGCGCGCCTGGCGCTGCTCTACACGCGCCGTACCCAGGCGCTGCTGGCGAGCGGGGCGGTCGCCCCAGGGGATGCTGAGTTGCAGGCCTACCGTATGGCCGGGCGATTCCTCGAAGCCCTGCTCGATCGCGCGCGTGGTGGAAGGGGCATCGCCCCTGACCTCGACCGAGGCGGACAGGTCCAGTTGCCAGCGGTTGGCATCCTCGGCCAGCGTTCGATCGAGCGCGGCCAGTTGCTGGGTGACCAGCGACTGGCGCAGCTCCGGGCGCTGCTCCATGGCTATATCCAGCGCCTGGTCCGGGCTGGGTGCGTCAGAATGGAGCGCCTGTACGGAGCGGATATCGATGGTGTCTTCCGGCTCGACCGTCGTCCCCGGTTCCAGTCCGATCAGGCGTACCAGTTCCAGCTCGGCCTGGTCTCGGCGCTCAAGGGTCTGCTCGCGTTGCAGTTCCTGGCGCGCCAGGCTCTCGCGCGCGGGCGCCAGGTCCGCCGCGGAAAGCCGACCGCGGTCCACCAGTTCGCTGCGGGTTTCGAGGTTCTGGCGACTGCGCTCCAGGGCCAGTTCGGCCAGCTCCACACGCTGGTTCTCCAGAATCAGCGTGCGATAGGACTGGATCACCTGGGCGAGGGTGCTGGTGACCTGCGACTCCAGGACCAGCACGTTCCGTTCTTCATTCAGGTGTGCCCGCTCGACGGGGGCCCGCCCAATCTCCAGCCCGCCGCCGCGCAGTAGCGGTTGCCTGATGTCCAGCGTGACCTCAGACGTGCTGTCCTCCGTCCCATCGGGTGCGCTGGATTGCAGCACCCGCTCCACTCGCCAGTTCAGGCTGGCCTGTGCGCCTGTTGGGAGCGCCATGCTGGCTCCCGGAGCCACGCTGGCGGTCCGCGTGCGTGTGCCGTTCAAGCCGGCCGAGCGGTCTTCCCGCGCCTCGAGCGATACCGAGCTGCGGGGCTGGAACGTGCGTTCGGCCAGATCCAGGTTGGCCCGATCGAGCACGCGGCCTAGATACGCGCTGCGCAGCGACGCATTGCGAGCGATGGCCAGTTGCAGTGCATCGCGCAGCGTGAGCCTCAGTGGCCCGTCCGCCGACTGATCGCCGGAGCCGACTACCGGGGCGGGCCCCGCGACGCCGTTGCCGGATTCCGCAGGCAGGCTGCTCGCCCCGGCGCCCGTAGCCAGGAACAGCAGGCCGCCGAAGAATACAGGGTGCTTGAGCAGGCGCATGGAGGCGGCGGAGGTCGCTCTCTCGGTCGGCAGGTGAGTTTCCGGCGACCGCCCGCAAACCGTGCGCGCCATCACATACCGGCAGTATCCCAACCTTGCCGCAACCCCGTAAAGGCAGGGCAGGTTGCGCCATGATGGGTATCCAAAGGAAAGCCGCCGCAAACCGTCCGAATCGGCGCGGGTCGGCCACTTCGGCGCCATCGACAGTCGCCCGCCTGTCGCGACGGTGTCTGCTCGAACAGCCAGGTCAAGGAACGAGAGTCTTGATTATCGGCCTTGCAGCCTTCCTTTCAGGTCCAGCGTCAGGCACTTCATGCCGCCACCGGATTTCTGAAATTCGTCGATCGCCACCAGGTGCACCTCCATGCCGTGCTGCCGGTAGCGTTCGGCGAGTCCCGTGGCCCGGTCGCTGAGGACGATTCGCTCGCCATCGCTGACCGCATTGAGGCCGTAGGCCAGCGCATCGGCCTCGTTTGCCTCGATCACATTGGGCACACGATGACGTACCGCCTCCAGGCTCTCGTGGGTAAAGGCGGGCGGATAGAGCGCAACGGTTTGGCCGTCGACCACCGTGAAAGCCGTGTCGAGGTGGTAGAAGCGGGCATCGGTTAGCTGAAGGCTGACCACTTCCAGATCCAGAAATGACGCGAGCTCGGCATGCGCCGCCTGGTCACTGCGCCAGGGGTAGCCGGCGAAGAGCGTGTCGTTCCAGATCAGCGCGTCGCCTTCGCCCTCGAAATCGTGGCGGGGCTGGTAGAGCACCGTGAACCCCTGCTCGCGCAGCCAGCTTTCGAACCACCAGGTCTCGCCCTGACGCTCTGGATG
It includes:
- a CDS encoding TolC family protein, with the translated sequence MFLLSPLLLLGPAVEAVAGTDAFEQQAMEYAPAPLAGSTIELGLAEAVALSLRRNTQLQSAYLDRVVDQLNLAVAEAQFRPQGTIDLSAQQSRSPGDDAETQRSSTLSPTLEAELPTGGRIGFSWNLAQSHGETGLAAASSRVSNLSLDLSQPLLRGGGLAVGRAPLEIARIQEAISALSLEEQVVTVIESVINAYRSLLQEQRRLEIARLSLERTEDQLERNRAMVERGRMARNELVQTEASLANQRFNVSQSEETLEQAELELLRLLNLGRDTRLRLLDTIDLDELDTLRVDAPAVDEALDIALQNRPDYLRLRLGRAIEDVNRMLAQNNHLWRLDLVASLGAGGEGDSARSALEATFDERPGYSAGLQMEVPLFDPERPVRLLESEIRLQQAHIQFAERETELRLEVERALNDLDSRWRQIGFARQSLELARESLEIEREKLSVGRSTSFQVNAIERSLREAEQSLLNAVVAYLNAQSVLDRVLGTTLDTWGLALPEAGVMP
- a CDS encoding HlyD family efflux transporter periplasmic adaptor subunit, coding for MSQQEPVSQHILDAMADGVLVVDAAGMIRTLNPAAARILSLSPESTLGRSLAEVFLGESGYGEFVDVLLEAIYSGEMVPDRVVAVELGGETRSLKLTTSYLDEGAAGGERAVLAVFTDVTDLEAARRSEHALAEELRSKHRELQDAYVQVESSNEALQHVFRRTHRLRLAATVAVIGVFALAAYWAMPSLSLPDFGETTASRAAPDVVDPGVFEVQARSLESTTGFSGRFRPGDVITLVAPFESTVLSRHVEYGERVSEGDVLLELDPTEVRIRYRRARSDLADAEAEVESLEDWEQSRDMASARRSLRQAERSLNNDRRELDDVEHLFERGIVPERELRAAEDRVQEAEVRVEAAREDMAETQRRGGTRQLERARAEAENARAEYEQVRAQMEGKRVIAPVDGIVLAPIDDEQDGDRRVESGSRVNSGEALLAVGDLSSMEIEGSVDELDIHDVRVGQSARVRIARGGGEEFPARVSYVSSQAQESSGRGLPVFRLITRIDDLDAEALERIRVGMSASVDVVTQEEPDAVVIPHAFVERDGDEYWVWRQRDDGEPERIAVELGNSRFDGVQVSAGLEAGDRLIAPPGGGS
- a CDS encoding ABC transporter ATP-binding protein: MSAQPLVQMRDVHRRYRVGPSDVHVLRGVDLDIQRGELVSLMGGSGSGKSTLMHIAGLLERPSAGDYHFDGHDVSRMSADDLARYRNHQIGFVFQTFHLLPRLTAVDNVGLPLMYQDVGKREMRRRARAILERVGMGDRGDHRPNELSGGQRQRVAIARALVGSPSVVLADEPTGALDSRVGQEIMDLFLELNSEGVTLIIITHDTDVARQCRRQLVIRDGVVDEDGA
- a CDS encoding ABC transporter permease, which translates into the protein MLLGEALRNIAATKQRSLLALLGIVIGTASVIAMLNVGTIMQNAMLEQFRAMGTNVVNIRERFQREEDGQAVSLTPELAFDLGRETDGLQRVAPFSTGSAQLQMGADNHNLRLTGATESLRDLLRVRLAQGRWISDIDGVSLQGVFGAEVAQRYAREAGSPLEVGERVRIGAYYVTVAGILEPYPRGGGVSPVSPNSTVFLPLEALQRFEPDGDLDGILARVHNEVDHSALGQQIIGWFSDRVPGLRVEVNSAEQLLENMEAQSRMFTVMLGAIGSIALIVGGVGIMNIMLVSVTERRREIGIRLAIGARNADIRRQFLVEAVLLCLLGGVLGAVLGTGVAYGFAHFTGNAFVAAPVAVALGVSVSTLTGVAFGYYPALQASRLDPIIALRSE
- the lnt gene encoding apolipoprotein N-acyltransferase, which codes for MLAGSAILFHLSFAEGPLPGVFTLFSISLLGLALQGLRPGAAAAAALLAGLGYWLPSVGWVVPGMEAWLDLPWAVGGLTVLGIALFQALPYAAFAATASLLALRLERPAQTLLAAGLLTVILSFSPQILPGHFGYALLAHPRLAQVVDVGGIPLLLFFATALGFLAAGILTGLHRRTLAPAAPLLLVLLLAALLAYGSFRLDALDQAAPEHSSRLGLVQPNIPVHARRDDMPAADRDNDIETAIEMTRRLHASNPDLDLVIWPEAAITMQAAPESWGHRALVDLTDEIGVPILVNGTEHRRHGDHVVHNVALLFEPDSGLSGTYRKRKLVPFGEYLPFEKQLPWLRAQLPQASRFSPGSMAGPLAGPDGIPLAPAICFESLFADLVRENLAGQAGLIVNISNHAWFGSPRATDTHRAIARARSLENRSPLIMLHNTGGGAVFDAAGRVVPGSETPHWESTTRSIDVHTVADRPFYQRHGDRVLQGLAVLVILAGFYRGWRRFARPTRCATR
- a CDS encoding TolC family protein, giving the protein MRLLKHPVFFGGLLFLATGAGASSLPAESGNGVAGPAPVVGSGDQSADGPLRLTLRDALQLAIARNASLRSAYLGRVLDRANLDLAERTFQPRSSVSLEAREDRSAGLNGTRTRTASVAPGASMALPTGAQASLNWRVERVLQSSAPDGTEDSTSEVTLDIRQPLLRGGGLEIGRAPVERAHLNEERNVLVLESQVTSTLAQVIQSYRTLILENQRVELAELALERSRQNLETRSELVDRGRLSAADLAPARESLARQELQREQTLERRDQAELELVRLIGLEPGTTVEPEDTIDIRSVQALHSDAPSPDQALDIAMEQRPELRQSLVTQQLAALDRTLAEDANRWQLDLSASVEVRGDAPSTTRAIEQGFEESPGHTVGLQLSIPWGDRPARQQRLGTARVEQRQARLSTKELRTSIRIEVQRNLNALESRWDQLRLAEQSLELARQAVAVEQEKLGVGRSSGFEVESVERDLREAEQSLLDAAINYQNARTDLDRVMGVVLERWELAIPQPTS
- the ddaH gene encoding dimethylargininase gives rise to the protein MTPPPAMQLSTVGDAQPCWAGLYPTLRARSRTSTKGLEGTHPCWHVSSQKRVRTDPGHQWSTTMAKSVLMCRPEHFAIHYEINPWMDLECPVCPDAAARQWEALYQLYTQTLGWEVHLIPPVEGFPDMVFTANGALVVGDKVALPTFRHPERQGETWWFESWLREQGFTVLYQPRHDFEGEGDALIWNDTLFAGYPWRSDQAAHAELASFLDLEVVSLQLTDARFYHLDTAFTVVDGQTVALYPPAFTHESLEAVRHRVPNVIEANEADALAYGLNAVSDGERIVLSDRATGLAERYRQHGMEVHLVAIDEFQKSGGGMKCLTLDLKGRLQGR